ACTTCCACCTTCACTCCTTTGAAATTTCCACCGGCTCCTACCCTGCCCTGGCGGGGCACCAGGGATATGCCGCTCAATGTTCTCGATGTTTTCATGTCAACCGCCAGGATGTGCGGCGGCACGGCGTAGCCGCCATTCCACTGGCTATGCCAGAAAGTTTGGTTCTTACCGTCGAACATCGCGATGGCTTTACCGTTGTCGGGCTCGGAAGAATTGCCTTCGGCCGGCTCTTCCGAAGTTAAGCTCAGCATTTGCCAACCGGTGGGATTGAAAAGGACCGGTTTAGGTTTAATGATCAGGTAGGCGGTCCGCAGCGGTTCGTTCACCTTCACGCCGCCGTTTACGGCTGCGATGCTTACTGGCAGCAGGTATTCCTTATCCATCCGCAGTTTCCCGAATGCGCGGATCACCAGCGGGCTACCCGCCGAAGTGGTTTTCCCGGTGTGGATTACCAGTTTGTTGTCTTTACCTTCCAGCGTGTATGCGGATTCAGGCAGCGGGAGGTATTGGGTTTTGCGGGCGTTGTTGAAGCTATCGACCAGGTGAAGGGCCGCCGACAGGGTGATTTCCAGGTTGCCATCGGGCGTACCTACCCCACCGAAGCCGGCACTGAGCAGGATCGTATCCGGTGCTTCGGTGACTTCCAGCTGGTACGATTGAATTTTGGAAGCCTGCACCAGGTAAACGTTGGTGTATTCCGGGTCTCCCATGCCAGGGATATCCCATTCCTTTTTACACCCCACGGCGGGCAGGAGCGACGAAAGCAGGCATATATAGATCAGTCTTTTCATTTTGCTTCTTTTAACATGAAGGGATTACCACCCGGTGTTTTGCACCAGCGCTTTGTTGATATTGATTTCGTTTTGCGGGATGGGGAAGAGATAGTGCCTTTTGGCGAAAGTGCGTGTCTCGAAGGTTACGACTTTCAGGAAGTCTGCACCATTTCCGACGATATTAAGCCCCTTGAATTCTCCGTTATCGGTCGTCTCTGCGATTTTCCAGCGGCGCGTATCGAAATAGCGCACGTTTTCGAATGCCAGCTCCACCCTGCGCTCCTGCCTGATGGCGGCTTTCAGGTCGGCAGGCACCGGTATCTGGCCCGGATTTGCGCCGTACTGCGGGATACCAGCCCTTTCGCGGATCAGGTTGAGGTATTTGATGACATCCGCATGCCCGGGCTCAGACTCCTGCAGTGCTTCGGCGTAGTTGAGGTACACCTGTGCCAGGCGCAGCAGTACGCAGGATCGGTTGCTGGTTTGCCAGGGGCCGGTGATCATGTTCTTACGGACGATATAACCGGTGGGGCTAAAGTCGGAAGCGGAGGCGTTGCGCCCGGAGTTGCCAGAAGCCTGAGTGCCAGTGATAATCTGGCCGCCGTTGGTATTGAGCCAGCGGCTTCCGTCATAAGTAATATTCACGTAGAAGCGGGGCTCACGGTTCACCCATTGGTTATAAGTGCTTCTTGCGGCTACATCTCCCGGCGCGGTGAAGTTCGAGTAACCGGACAACTGGTACCCGCTGGCGGGGTCAGCAATCGGAAGGCCATTGTTCATGAAAAATGCATCTACCATTTGCTGGGTGGCGCCTAAAGCACCACCGCCGGTGGATTCGTTAATATTGCCGATGTGCAACGGCGTGCGCTCAAATTGCATCATACTGATATCCGCCGCTGGCCGCGCGAAAATCCATTCCTGGTTGGCGTTGGAACTGGCGCCCCATTCCGTTAGCACCACATTGCGGCACGACAGGTAAGGATCAGGCAAACCGTTGGTGGTTTCGCGGTAGAGGTTATAAGTTGCGGGAACGAATTCATTGATGAAATTCCTGGCGGCCGTTGCTGCGAGGGCCCACTTGGCGGGATCGTAGGTTTGGCTGATCAGATTCACGCCGTTTTTGCTTTTCAGCGCCGCGTAGTCTGCATTGCCATTAAAAAGCGGGCTGGCGTTGAGCATCAGCGCTTCAATTTTAAATGCCAATGCAATGCCGCGGGTAATACGTCCGTAATTGCCTTCGGTAGAGGGTTTCGACGGCAGGTCGTTGGCCGCCGCATCCAGTTCATCGGAAATATATTTCACGCATTCATCCATCGTATTACGCGGCAGCTGGAGCTGGTCGTTAGGCGCGTCCAGCGGAATGGGCGAATCGCCGAGCAGTACCACCGGCCCGTAGGTACGGATCAGGTAGAAGTAATACATCGCCCGGAGCGCCCTTGCTTCGGCACGGTATTGCGCAATCAGCTGCGGGCCCAGCTCCTGGCACTTCTCCACGTTGGCCATAAAGAAGCTGGCATTGCGGATGGCCTGGTAATAGTTTCGCCAATATGTGCGCACGAACCCGTCCGTTGCGCCCCAGGCCCCCAGGTTGAGATTGTTGCTGGTAACGAAGGAGTAATTGTAATCGGCCTCGTCAGACGCGCCGGTCCAGGGACCGGAGTTCCGCGTAGTCACGAAGCGCTGCGCCGCTTCGTCGGGTATGGCGCTGTAAACGTTGTTCAGGAAATTTTCCGTAGTATTCCGGAACTTGAAGATGTCTTCCACCGTAAGCCGGTCGTCGGGCACCTGGTCCAGGAAGCCTTTCTGACAACCGCCTAACATCGCGCTGCAACTGAATGCGGTGGCAAATATCAATATATATCGTTTCATGATGCTTGTTTGGATGTGAATGCTACAGGTTCATTTGAATACCGGCCGAAACCGTTGTGACGTTCGGGTACATGGCGCCGTTGGACGTGCCCAGCTCCGGGTCCCAAAGCTTGAATTTGCTGAAAGTGAGCAAATTGTAGCCTTGCAGGTAAATGCGTGTGTTCTTCACCGAAAACCGTTCGAGCAGCGATGCGGGAAGCGTGTATGTCAACTCGGCGGTTTTCAGGCGGAGGTAGGAAACATCCTTCACCCACCAGCTGCTTGCCCGGTTGTTGTTATTGTTCGCCGCGCCCCAGCCCAGCCGCGGATAAAATGCGTCCGGATTGGGATTATCCACGCTCCAGCGATCTTCCGCGATGGCGTAAAGATTGCTCCTGTCCGCAGCGGCACCGTTGGCGAAGGGAATGATCCCATCACCGGAAATGTAACGGTCAACCTGTCCCGCGCCCTGGAAAAATGCGCCGATGGAAAACCCTTTCCAGTTCACGTTGAGCCCGAAGCCGTACGTAACTGCAGGAATCGTCCCCCGGCCGATTTGCGCCTCGTCGTAGCTGTTGATGACGCCGTCGCCGTTGAGGTCTTTGTACCGGATATCACCAGGTCTCGGCCTCCCTCCCAACGCGCTCTGGTCGGCACTGGTTTCGATCTCATGTTCGTTGGTGAACAGGCCGAGGGCGATGAGCCCGTAGGTGGCGTTGAGGTTCGTGCCACGACGATTCATCCAGGGATGGACTGCGTCCGGCTGGTCGTTTTCGATAACTTTATCACGGTTAAACGTCAGGTTGCCGCGGAGGTTCCAGGTAGTGGCGCCGATCTTCAGCGGCAGGCTTTCCACCGTCATATCAATCCCTTTGTTTTCGATCACCCCGAGGTTGGCGAAAGGATTGCTGATCACACCCACCATATCGCTGAGGGTGCCGCGCTGTAGGAATACCCCGGTCCTGCGCTCCTTGAAAAGGTCCACAACTACCGACAGGTTATTGTTGAGCGTTTTAAATTCCACTCCCAGGTCGGATTTGCGGGCGGTGGACCAGGTTACATCCACGCCGTATTCGGAAATCGCAACGCCGTTATACCCTACGCGGGCAGTAGGCCCGCCGAAAGTATACCCCGCGGCTGATCCGTTTACGAAAGTCTGGTAACCGAAGCGCCGGCCGCCGCTGCCCGAGCCCACGGTACCATCGGAGAACCGGAGCTTGAGGAACTGGATGTATTTGCTGGCGCCTTCGAAAAAGGGCTCTTCCGATACTACCCAACCGATGCCGTAAGAGGGAAAAAAGCCGTAACGTTCACTGGGAGCGAAGTTCTCCGATCCATTATACCCGAAATTCAATTCTCCGAAGTAGCGGCCTTTGTAGGAATATGTACCCCTCCCCGCGATACCACGGAAACGGTAAGGGATCGATGCGATCAAATCCCCGGCGAAAGCATTCAGGAAATCGCTCTGGTTGTACAATAACATGCCGCTTACGGAATGCTGGCCGAAGTCCTTCGCATAGTTAAGCGCCGTTTCGGTATAAAACCGGCGGTCGCCTCCATTGGAACGGCTATAACCCAAGGTGTTTTCACCCGTCCAGGTTTTGAACAGGTTCAGCGATCCGTCCGGGTTGTAGGGCTGGTTCTGGTTAACGAACCAGGTATCTTCGCGCTTGCCGCGGGTAATGGTCTGGCTGTTGTAAGTATCAAAGGAGAACATGGTGGTGAAAGTGAGGCCGGGCACCCAGAATCCCAGGTCCTGGTTCACCCGGGCATTGGTATACACCTGGTTGCCGAAAACCGTCTGGAACCCGCGGCGGGTAATGTCTGCATAGGGGTTACGGTCTGCCCCGTCAGGACCGCTGGCATTGATTCCCGGAACTTTATTGCCGGGGTACATGATCGGAAATATCACGGGAGACAGCGCCATGGCCGACTGGAAAGCCGTGGATGAGCTCACGGCCGGGTAATTGGCATTGGTGATATACCCCTGGATACCCAGTTCGAATTTTGTAGTCTTCGTCAGCGTCAGGTTTGTATTGCTCGTGAAATTGAATTTCTTGAAGCGGGTATCGGCATTATATTTCTCGAGTCCGTCCGTTTTGAGGAGCCCATTTTCATCATAATATGCCAGGGACACGTAGTAATTCGCTTTATCAGTACCACCTGTAGCGCTAACGTTCACGCGGCGGTTGTTGCCCCGGTCGTTGAACAGGGCGCGTATCCAGTCTACATTGGGGTATACGATGGGATCATCTCCTTTGGCCGTATTGTCTATATAAGCCTGGGAGAAACGGGGCGCCTGGCCGCTGTTGGCGAGCGCTTCGTTGGCCAGTTTCATATAGATAAGGCCGTTGGCCATTTCCGGGATCTGCGTGAAAGTGGTGAGGCCCTGGTTGTAATTCACCACGAAGGCCGTTTTACCGGCCTTGCCGCCTTTGGTTTTCACCAATACTACGCCGTTTGCGCCGCGCACGCCGTAAACGGCGGTGGCGGCTGCATCTTTCAGAATGGAGAAGGAGGCGATGTCTTCAGGGTCGATGCTATTGAGGCTTCTTTCCACCCCATCCACCAAAATCAGCGGTGCGGCACTGTTGGTTCCGGTAAATGTGGAAATGCCGCGGATCCAGATTTCCGAGAAATCCCGGCCCGGTTCACCGGATCGCTGGACCCCTACCACACCGGCGATCCTGCCGGCCAGCACGTTGGTGATACTGGCAACGGGCTGTTTCAGCTCTTCCACGTTGACGGAAGACTGCGCACCAACCAGGCTGATCTTTTTCTGCCGCCCGAAACCGACTACCACCACTTCATTGACATTCCCCTCGGCGGCTTCCAGCGTTACGTTGATCTCCAGGGAACTGCCCACCTGCAGCACCTGCGTTTTAAAACTTACATGCGAAAACTCAAGCGCACTTTGCTTGTTGGCTTTTACGGTATACCGGCCGCTACCATCCGTAATGGCCAGGGCGGAAGGATTGTTGGAAACCCGCACGGTAACAGCTTCCACCGGCTTGTCCAACCGGTCGCGCACAATACCCGAAATCGTAATTTCACCGCTTGATTGCGCCATCAGCGGCCAAAGCGGCATCAGTAATAGACATAGGGATATGAACAGGCCGGCAGGGAGCCGCCCTTTCATACCATGGCACCATTTTTTCATGATCATGGCATAAGTAGATTTGATTGATAAGAATGTTGAATTGGTTGAAGCGATCGGGGTTAAAATTACCAAACATGCCATGGCATTGCTGTTAACGGAAGTCAAACAAATAGTTAACACATTCTAAATAGGCCGCCTTCCTTCCGCTTTCTTGAAAACCTTTCCTACCTTCCGCAAATGGTATTCAACCTGCGCCGGATGAAAAAATCAAAATTCACCTATATCGTCATCGCTGTCGTGAGCTTCCTTGCGCTCACTTCCGTGCAGGCATATCTGATTTACAATACTTTCAAACTCCGCAATGACCAGTATAAAATACCGGAAAAAAAGATCGTGCGGGAGCGCTACGAGCGGGAAATGACCAACGAAAACCTGTTCCCCGGCGCGGG
Above is a genomic segment from Chitinophaga pollutisoli containing:
- a CDS encoding discoidin domain-containing protein, producing the protein MKRLIYICLLSSLLPAVGCKKEWDIPGMGDPEYTNVYLVQASKIQSYQLEVTEAPDTILLSAGFGGVGTPDGNLEITLSAALHLVDSFNNARKTQYLPLPESAYTLEGKDNKLVIHTGKTTSAGSPLVIRAFGKLRMDKEYLLPVSIAAVNGGVKVNEPLRTAYLIIKPKPVLFNPTGWQMLSLTSEEPAEGNSSEPDNGKAIAMFDGKNQTFWHSQWNGGYAVPPHILAVDMKTSRTLSGISLVPRQGRVGAGGNFKGVKVEVSADGTTWTAVNNGAPFELPNTDDRKFLFFPEPVSCRYFRIVIAETQHIWGGVIFTHCAEMTGF
- a CDS encoding RagB/SusD family nutrient uptake outer membrane protein, producing MKRYILIFATAFSCSAMLGGCQKGFLDQVPDDRLTVEDIFKFRNTTENFLNNVYSAIPDEAAQRFVTTRNSGPWTGASDEADYNYSFVTSNNLNLGAWGATDGFVRTYWRNYYQAIRNASFFMANVEKCQELGPQLIAQYRAEARALRAMYYFYLIRTYGPVVLLGDSPIPLDAPNDQLQLPRNTMDECVKYISDELDAAANDLPSKPSTEGNYGRITRGIALAFKIEALMLNASPLFNGNADYAALKSKNGVNLISQTYDPAKWALAATAARNFINEFVPATYNLYRETTNGLPDPYLSCRNVVLTEWGASSNANQEWIFARPAADISMMQFERTPLHIGNINESTGGGALGATQQMVDAFFMNNGLPIADPASGYQLSGYSNFTAPGDVAARSTYNQWVNREPRFYVNITYDGSRWLNTNGGQIITGTQASGNSGRNASASDFSPTGYIVRKNMITGPWQTSNRSCVLLRLAQVYLNYAEALQESEPGHADVIKYLNLIRERAGIPQYGANPGQIPVPADLKAAIRQERRVELAFENVRYFDTRRWKIAETTDNGEFKGLNIVGNGADFLKVVTFETRTFAKRHYLFPIPQNEININKALVQNTGW
- a CDS encoding TonB-dependent receptor — translated: MIMKKWCHGMKGRLPAGLFISLCLLLMPLWPLMAQSSGEITISGIVRDRLDKPVEAVTVRVSNNPSALAITDGSGRYTVKANKQSALEFSHVSFKTQVLQVGSSLEINVTLEAAEGNVNEVVVVGFGRQKKISLVGAQSSVNVEELKQPVASITNVLAGRIAGVVGVQRSGEPGRDFSEIWIRGISTFTGTNSAAPLILVDGVERSLNSIDPEDIASFSILKDAAATAVYGVRGANGVVLVKTKGGKAGKTAFVVNYNQGLTTFTQIPEMANGLIYMKLANEALANSGQAPRFSQAYIDNTAKGDDPIVYPNVDWIRALFNDRGNNRRVNVSATGGTDKANYYVSLAYYDENGLLKTDGLEKYNADTRFKKFNFTSNTNLTLTKTTKFELGIQGYITNANYPAVSSSTAFQSAMALSPVIFPIMYPGNKVPGINASGPDGADRNPYADITRRGFQTVFGNQVYTNARVNQDLGFWVPGLTFTTMFSFDTYNSQTITRGKREDTWFVNQNQPYNPDGSLNLFKTWTGENTLGYSRSNGGDRRFYTETALNYAKDFGQHSVSGMLLYNQSDFLNAFAGDLIASIPYRFRGIAGRGTYSYKGRYFGELNFGYNGSENFAPSERYGFFPSYGIGWVVSEEPFFEGASKYIQFLKLRFSDGTVGSGSGGRRFGYQTFVNGSAAGYTFGGPTARVGYNGVAISEYGVDVTWSTARKSDLGVEFKTLNNNLSVVVDLFKERRTGVFLQRGTLSDMVGVISNPFANLGVIENKGIDMTVESLPLKIGATTWNLRGNLTFNRDKVIENDQPDAVHPWMNRRGTNLNATYGLIALGLFTNEHEIETSADQSALGGRPRPGDIRYKDLNGDGVINSYDEAQIGRGTIPAVTYGFGLNVNWKGFSIGAFFQGAGQVDRYISGDGIIPFANGAAADRSNLYAIAEDRWSVDNPNPDAFYPRLGWGAANNNNNRASSWWVKDVSYLRLKTAELTYTLPASLLERFSVKNTRIYLQGYNLLTFSKFKLWDPELGTSNGAMYPNVTTVSAGIQMNL